The Bifidobacterium animalis subsp. animalis ATCC 25527 genomic interval TCGGCATAAGCGGCATCGGCACCTACAACTGGATCAATTCCAATCTGCGCAAGGAAGCGTGGCTTACCACAGGCTCCGACACTCCCGGCACCTCCTGGCTCATTCTGGGTTCCGATGAACGTGACGGCACCACCGGTGCCGATGACACCCCAGGTGAGCGTACCGACACGATTCTCATACTGACCAAGCCGAAGCACGGATCCTGTTCACTCATCTCAGTGCCCCGCGATTCCCTCGTGCAGGTCGGCGACCAAATGCTCAAGATCAATGCCGTCATGCAGGTGTTCGGCAAGAAGGAACTCGTGACACAGGTGGAATCGATCACCGGTCAGCACATCGACCATGTAGCCAAGCTCACCTTCGGCGGCCTCACCAAGGTGGTGGACGCCTTGGGCGGCATCGAATTGTGCTACGACCAGGATGTGGATGACGAGAAATCCGAGTTGCATTGGAAATCCGGTTGCCATGTGGTGGACGGTAGGACGGCCTTGGCATTCTCCCGTATGAGATACTCGGATCCACGCTCCGACTTCGGCCGTTCCGACCGCCAGCGCCAGGTGATCGGCGCCATCGCACAGAAGGCCACCTCGAAAAGTTCATTGCTTAACATCGGGAAACTGAAGAAAGTGGGCGAGGCCGCACTTGGCTCCCTCACGGTGGATGACAAATCCACTCCATGGACGATGCTGCAGATGCTGCTCGCCTTCCGCGACGCCTCGGGATCCAACGGCATCACCGGAAGTCTGTACTGGACAGATCCCGGGTATTATGTGGACGGCGTGGGTTCCAGCGTCTTGCTGGACAACCAGAAGAACCTCGAGCTTTTCAAGCAGCTGCATGACGGCGACCATGCCCCGGGTCAGGTGGGCTCAACCTCCGAACAACAATAGTTATCCACATACCCGGGTCGCGCTTGATTCACCCCGATAACCGGCGCATAGTGGACGCATGGGCATTGAGACACCATATCGGGCGGTGCGCACCGCAGTCGGCCGGAAACGGTGGAGGCACAGGGGACACCTCCTGCGTGCAGCCATGCCTGCTCTCGCCCAGATCATCGTGCTGACGGCGTTGCTGTTGCAACGTCAATGGCTATTCGCCCTGATGGTCTCTTCAGGCATATTCGGCATGCTGGCGTCATTTACCCTGACATACACCCCCGATTCTCCGCATCACTCTCCCCCGATCGGATCATACGAATCGGATGGCGCATGCGAGCCTCATCACCACAACATGAATCGTATTGCCCGCATGCCCACACCGCGTGATCGGGACTTCATGACGATCTTCGGATTCGGCGATGACGAGGCTCCCATGCGCACAATCTGTCATCGATGGTGCGTCGCATCTCACACCTCGGGGTTGCGGGCGACTCTTGGCGTAGATGCCAGCGGGAGGCCGCTCAGCGTGGATATCGACAGCGAAGGGCCGCATGCCATTGTGGCAGGCACCACGGGTTCCGGCAAATCGGTGCTGCTGCAATGCTGGTGCCTGGCGCTCGCCGTCACCTACCCACCCGACAGACTCGGATTCGTGTTCCTTGACTTCAAGGGCGGTTCCGCTCTGGATTGCCTGGCCGCACTTCCCCATGTCCGTGGATGCGTCAACGACCTCGACCTGTCATATGCCTCCAGGGCATTGCGTGCCTTGGAAGATGAACTGTCATGCCGCGAGCATCTCGCCGCCCGCCATCATGTGAGCGATATACGTCAGCTACCGGATGCACCGGCACAACTCATGATTGTCGTCGACGAATTCCATATGCTCAATGAACAGTTGCCCGGCTATATGGACAGACTGCTTCGCGTGGCCTCGCTCGGTCGTTCGCTTGGCATGCATCTGGTGGTGTGCACGCAGAATCCGATGGTGGAGATCAACGCCTCGATGAAGGCCAATATGAGTCTGCGCATATGTCTTCGAGTCCAGGATGCCATGCAATCCCAAGAGATGATCGGATCGGCACTGGCTTCGACCATTCCCGCGGATTGTCCCGGAACGGCAGTGCTGAACCATGAGGGTGAGTGCGTGATATTGCAGTGTTTGCAGCCTTCGAATATCAGGGCATTGACCGTGCAGATACACCAATCCGCCCGTTTTTTCGGTCAGACGAACCGTGCGATGCTGTTCACTCCTCCGTTGCCATCGGACATCGATAAGGATGAACTGTCCTGCATGCACATCGACGCATGCAGCGATGCCTCACGTATACTCATTGGCGTCGCAGACACTGGCGTCTCGTTCGAACCGGCCTTCATCGACCTTTGTGCCGGTTCCGTCGCCATCATCGCACCGCCACACCGCGGTGCGCATACACTGCTTGAACGCATCCGGCGGGAGGCCATGCGTCATGGCACACCGGTGGACTGTTTCCCCGATGCGGATGAGGCCTTGGAACCGATGACGTATATGAGCGGTGACAATGCCCTGCAGCTCAGCATAGCAGACACTTCCACGCTCACCGTGTTCAGCCTGCGCACCTCACGCCCACTGCGCATTCCCGACCATGCATCCGTACGCATCGTGTTCGCCTGCGGAGACAGGAACGCAGATCTTGCAGATGGCATCCCCGCCGCCATGCTTGCGGACCATGCGCCTTCCGAGCTCATGAGGCCCGGTCGCGCCGTGCTGCTGGAACAAGGGCGTGCCCGACTTATTCAGTGCATACGAGACAGGTCGGGAACATGATATTTTCCGCCTTTTTGAACGAAACCCTTGAAAAATCCATGAAGGTTGCATAGTATAGCGATTTAGCGTTACCACTCGAGCGTGAGGATTGACATGAGCAGTGCTTTCGATTGGCGTGCCAAAGCTGCATGCCGTGATAAGGATCCGGAGCTTTTCTTCCCTGTAGGCAACACCGGCGCGGCCTACCAGCAGATCGAAGAGGCTAAAGCAGTGTGCCGCACCTGCAAGGTGATTGATGCCTGCCTCAAATGCGCTCTTGACACAAATCAGGATTACGGCGTATGGGGCGGTCTGAGTGAGGACGAACGACGCGCCTTGAAGCGACGCGCCATGCGCGCGCGTCGCTCCCAGTCGCTCCAGATGCAGATTTGAGCTTCTACGTTCGCATCCCCTATGCGCAAGGTGCCCGGCATCCAATTGGATGCCGGGCACCTTGCGCATAGGGGATGCGTCATCTCAGGCTGCACGCAATGTCATGTCGAGAATCACTCTGGTGCCACCATCACGCCCATGTTCCCAGCGCACATTGCCACCGAAGTCGTTGGTGACGAAAGTGTTGATGATCTGCGTGCCAAGGCCTGATCCTGAGGCCTTGGCCATGCCATTGCTCTCCTCCTGGTCCATGCCGTTGCCATCGTCTTCCACCACGACATTAAGACATTTGCCCTCACGCCCCACCGATACGGTGATGTGCCCCTCCTTGCGTCCCTCGTAACCATGTTCCACGGCATTCGTAATGAGTTCGGTGAGCACCAACGACAACGGGGTGGCATCCTGCGCGGGCATCTTGCCGAATTTGCCCACGAAGTCGATGGTGATGTGTTGGTCCCGCATCGAGGCCAGGTCGACGCTCATGCGCAGCAGATTGGAAATCACCTTGTCGAAATCCACGTTCTCATCGGCGGTCTGGCTGAGCCCCTCATGCACTATGGCGATTGTCTGCACGCGACGCATGGCCTCCTGCAGCTCCTTCTTCACCTCTTGGGACTTCGTCTTACGCGCCTGCAGTCTCAACAACGCAGACACTGCCTGCAGGTTGTTCTTCACGCGATGGTGAATTTCAGAAATTGTGGCATCCTTCGTCTGCAACTCCACTTCCCGGCGGCGCAGTTCGGTGATGTCACGGCACAATACAATGGCGCCCGTGCGCCCATGGTCGTCCATCAACGGCATAGAACGGATGGAGACCACTGAGTGATTCGCATTGAGTTCGGAATCCACCGGCGCCTTGCCCAACAGCACCAACGGCAAAGACTCCGGCACCGGATCGTTCTGGTGAATGAGACCTGCACCCACCTCACCGAGGTTCTTTCCCTGCATCATGTCGACCATACCCAGGCGCCTGAAACAGCTGATGGCATTCGGCGATGCATACGTGACGTCGCCATCCACCGTCAGGCGCATGAAGCCGTCGGACACACGTGCATTATGCCGTTGGTTCATCACGGCATCGCGGTATGGGAACTGCTCGCGGGTGATCATGGCGAACAGCTGGCGCCCCACCTCCAGACTCTCCCATTCATACCGACCATTGGATTCCCGGTTCTCCAGATTCGTTTCGCGGAGCACCAATCCCAAGGTCTTACCGTTGTGACGGATGGGCGCATAGGTGTTGCAGATGTTCATCCCATCGATATGCTGCAGATTCTGCGATCTGTAGACGCCATCATGCTGCATGGCGGCCGCACATTCGTTCCTCATCCATGCATCGACCTGCTGGCCCACCACATCGTCCACCCGCATGCTCACCACCGTGGATGGCCTGCACTGCTCGGCGAAGATATAGCTTCCATCGCCTTTCTGCAGGATGAGCAGAAGATCGGCGAAGCTCAGGTCGGCGATGACCTGCCAATCCGCCACCAAATGGTGAAGCCATTCCCGATCGCTGTCGTCGAAATCCGGTCGCGTCGCGAGTATCTGTGAAAAATCAGCCATGGCTTCATCATAGCCAGCAACGCGCACAAGAACAGCTACGCAGATACGCAGTGTAAGGACGTGCCACCTGTCATTATGCTACGGTATCGTAACTTACGGTAGCGTAGGATTGGAGGTAGGAAGGAGACGGCATATGACACCGGAGCAAGTCGAACGCAAGCGCGCAGCCGTGATCGAGGCCCGTGAACAGGCATTGGAGGCAAAGGCGAATCTGGTGCGTACGAAAGCGCATGCCAAGGCCGAGAAGATTCGTCGCAAGGCCGACAACAAGGCGAAGAGAACGATAGCCAAGGGTGAGGAGAAGGCCGCTAAGCTCGAGGGAATCGGACCTCGGGAAATCGAGCGCAAGATCCGCCTCGATGTGCATGGGCGAGAGAAGCCCGCCATGCGCGGTTGGATTCACGCAGGCGCCGCCCCGTTGGCCATCGCGGCTGGTATTGTGCTCATCTGTCTGGCCCATGGGGCAGCACTCAAATGGGCTTGCGCCGTGTTCATGGCATCCTCTGCATTCCTGTTCACGAACTCCGCACTATACCATCTCGGCGACTGGTCGCCCAGGGTCACCGACGTGCTGCGCCGCATCGACCATGTCAACATCTTCCTGCTCATCGCCGGCACCTATACGCCTGTCTCCTTCGCCCTCGACGATTTCTGGCGCAAGGCGATCATCATCGGCATGTGGTCCTGCACACTCATCGCCCTGATCATTCATGTGGTGTGGATCAATGCACCGCGTTGGCTCTATGTGCTGGTCTACATCATCTTCGGCGTCTCCGGCGTGGCGTTCATGGGCTTGTTCTGGATGTCACCGGTGGCCGGCCCTGCTGTGGTATGGCTGCTACTTGCCGGCGGCGCATGCTATATCGCCGGCGCCGTCGTCTATGCCAAACGGTGGCCCGACCCATGGCCGAAAGTGTTCGGCTTCCATGAGATATTCCACATCGGCACCGTGTTCGGGTATGCCTGCCATGTGGTGGCCATCTACTTGGTCGTATGTCATCTGGCCGCCCTCGCCTGACGGGGCCTCTCTACCAACCGGGAATATGGCAGGGCCCGCGAACACATGCATGTGTTCGCGGGCCCTGCCATATTCCCGGTATCAATTCAATGGCTTGGATTCCTTGATCGTGACCGAGATCTCACGACCGTTCGGCGCCTTGTACGTGACCACATCCCCCACTTTGTGGCCGATGATTGCACCGCCGATCGGCGACTCAGGGCTAATCACATCGTAATCGGTGGCCACCGTGATGTCACGCGAACCAATCACGTACTGCATCTCATTGCCACCCAAATCGATGGTGACCAACGAACCATTGCCCACCTCGCCGGCCTTGGGCGCCTCTATGATCTTGGCATTGCGCAGCTTGACGATGAGTTCGTTGATGCGCCCCTCATTCTTGCTCTGTTCCTCGCGCGCGGCCTGATATCCGCCGTTCTCCGAGAGGTCGCCCTCTGCGCGGGCCGCGGCGATGCGTTCGGTGATCTCGTCGCGGTACTCACCCTCGCGATGAGCGAGCTCCTCCTTCATCTTGTCGTACGCTTCCTGCGTGAGCAGCACGACCTTTTCTTCCTGTTCCATATGACCCTCCATATGACGCGGCTTATGCCGCCATTGTACAGCAAGGGCACCGGCATTCCACCGGTGCCCTTGAAAACCCGTTCGCTCAGCGCGTGGAGATGATGTCCACCACGAACACAAGCGTGTCATCGCCGCCGATACCGGCCTGAGGCGCACCGTTGGCCCCATAGCCGTATTGCGGCGGAATCGAAATGAGCAGACGCGAACCAACGTTGTGCCCCGGCACGGTCTGGTCCCAACCCTTGATTACCTGTCCGACGCCAATGCCGAAACTCGCCGGATGGTGCCTTTCGAAGCTTGAATCGAACGCCTTGTCGTTGCCCCACACCTGACCATGGTAGTTCACGGTCACCGTGTCGCCACGACGTACAATCGGCCCGTTGCCCTCTTCGAGCTCCACGACCTTGAGCCCCTGCGGGGCCTGCTCACTAGGGAATTCGATTTGCGGCGTATCGCCGAATGCTCCCTTGACCACAGGCATATCTGTTGCCATATCAGTCTCCTTTGCTCGGAATACCACAGCCTAGCATACCCCCGTCCTAGCATATGCGGGCATTTCATTCACCGCCGCATGCAGGCGCTAGCATTCCACCACATTCAAGGCGAGGCCTCCGGTGGCGGTCTCCTTGTATTTCGCCATCATGTCTTCACCGGTGTCTTTCATCGTCTTGATCACCTGATCGAGGGTGACGATATGCGTACCATCGCCGAGCATGGCCATACGCACTGCGGATATCGCGGTGTTCGCCGCTATTGCGTTGCGTTCGATGCATGGAATCTGCACCAATCCGGCGATGGGGTCGCATGTGAGTCCCAGATGGTGCTCCATGCCGATCTCCGCGGCGTTCTCCACCTGCCGAGGATTTCCCCCGACCACGGCGCACAGGCCAGCCGCAGCCATGGAGCATGCGGATCCCACCTCCCCCTGGCATCCGACCTCGGCCCCTGAAATCGAGGCATTGCGCTTGATGAGGTATCCGATTGCCGATGCGGTGAGCAGGAACTTCTTCACCCCCGCCATATTCGCATTCGCGATGAAATGCCAATAGTACATGAGCACTGCGGGAATCACTCCCGCCGAACCGTTCGTCGGCGCGGTGACGATGCGTCCTCCCGCCGCGTTCTGCTCATTGACTGCCAGGGCGAACAAATCAACCCAGGCCTCGTTCGACGACTCGAGCTCCCGCACGCTGTCGGCCGCCGGCTGATTGAGCAGGTCTCCGCTGCCCGCAAGCCGGTCATACATGGCGGGTGCGCGCCGCGGCACATTGAGCCCACCCGGCAGCACCGCTTGCCGGCTGGTGCATCCTTCATGGATGCAGTCGCACATCGTGCGGAACACCGTTTCGATATGCCGGTCGATCTGTTCGGCAGGTCGTATGGCAGTCTCATTCGCCCAGACGACCTCGTCTATGCCTAAACCGGTACGTACGCATATGTCGATGAGCTCGGACGCCGTGGAGAATGGGTAGGGCAGCCCGGCCATGCTGTCACCTTCCACCGACAACGCAGTCTGCTCGCTCATCTGCTCCTCGGAATCACGCTGCACAGCTGGGGGGATTTCCGCGTGAATCGGCACAAGCGGATCCGTGGCCAAACCACGTTGGATGAATCCACCGCCGATCGAATACCACACCTGTTCGAGCAGTTGCTCACCGTGCTCGTCATATGCCGTGAACCGCATGCCATTCGGATGCGCGGCGAAACGTCGCCAGTGGTCGAACTCGACATCGCGTCCATATTCGAATGCGATCTCGTGTTCGCCGTTCAGATTCAACGTGCCACGCTCATCATAGATCTCATGGATGCGCGCGAGATAATCCGTATCCACCGTCTTCGGCTCGTTGTTTTCCAACCCGACCACGGCGGCACGGTCAGTGCCATGCCCGAGTCCGGTCAATGCCAGCGACCCATAGAGCGTGACATGCACACGGGTCACACGGGCAAGCAGATGCCCGTCTGCGAGCGCCTTCGAGAAACGCTGTGCGGCGAGCATGGGGCCCACGGTATGCGATGAGCTTGGGCCCACACCAACGGAGAACATATCGAGCACACTGAACACACACGGCATTGTACACGCGTCTGCGAGCGACAAGCCGGTTCGGAGGGGATCAGGCATGCACGGACTGGTACATCGCCGCGAATAGGAAGCCTCCAGCGATGGCGAGCAATACGGTGATCACACCGATGGCGATCATCACCTTCGTGTATTTGGCGAGGCGCTCACCCAGCGTGGATGCGAAGAAGAACGAGGCAAACCCGAGAATCGCGCCATTGACACCGGCGACTATGGTGTCATGGTGCGACACGGTTTGGCCGAGCACCGGCCCCGCGATCATGTTCATGAATCCGAGCACGACCCAAATGGTCCACACGGCGAAGCCGACGGCACCGATAAGCGAATAGACGACCGGCTGCAGTTTGCGCTTCATGCGGTAGGCGAACGATTCGGCGCACCACAGCAGCGCGAAGCCCACGACATATGCGAACGCGACGGCGAGCAACATGGCCACAAGCACCCATGAACCAATCGGGAACAGACCGGGTGTGAATGAAAGGTAGATCGGTGAGCATACGAGTTCGCACACACATAGCGTGGCCGCGATGATGATGGCCTGCACGAGCATGACCGGCATGCCACTCTCCCCGTGCACTTGGACGGAGCTACCCGCAGGAGTGACTGTGGACTCGTGCGTATTCGATGCCTTGACTGCGGTTCCCTTGGATGCCATGTTCCTCCCATGCCCTGGAGCGTGATCTGTCATATGAGTGTAGGGAACAGATGTATCAGGCAGTTTTCGAACATGCGAAGAACCGCAAGGTTCTCACAGTACGGACATATGGCCGTACCGCATGCCGTGCCCGGTGAGGAGGTGCCCCTGGCGGGACTCGAACCCGCAAGCCGAAGCGACCGATTTTAAGTCGGCTGCGTATACCATTTCGCCACAGGGGCTTCGGGACGCACACGCCCCAAAACAGACATTATGTCACACTCACCTGATTTACGTCGATCACGGGAGTGCGCCATATCGGCGTTCAGTGTTCTGTAGGGCGCTCGTTGCAGGTCTCAAGCGTCCTGCGCCCCAGATCGATGATGAGCCCGTCAAGCAAGCCGTGCTCGCTGGCCACGTAGGAATCGATGTGCTGGCCGTGGTCGAGCAATGCAGCCTCGGCCACGCGGGCAAGCACACGGTTCCACACCAGCGCGCCGCCGCCGACAACGTCGATGCGTCCGGGATGGATGGTCTTATGGGTGGCACGTTCCGCACGGGTCATATTGAGGAACCGGTCATCGACGGCGAATGCGGTTTCGAAGTCCATGCGCACACCGTCCACAGCCGCATGATTGTATTCGGTCAGTCCCATGGCAAGCGCCGTCATTGTGGTCACGGTGCCGGAGACGCCGACTATCGTATGCGTCCTGCCGGCGGGCACATACCGGAATGCCTCGGTGATATGCCTGTCGATGTCACGGACGGCCTCGTCGATCTCCTGCTCGGTCGGCGGGTCGTGATGAAGATGGCGCTCGGTCATACGCACCGAGCCGATGTTCATCGAGAATGCCGCCTGCACCTTCGTGGCTGGAAGCGTATCGCCATCGCCGCCAAGCACCAGCTCACACGAACCGCCACCCAGATCGACCACCAGATATGGAGCCTCGACGTCGGACAGTGATGAGATGGCACTGCTGGCTGCCAGAAAACTCAGATCCGCCTCCTCGGTGCCCGAGATCACCTCGGGGCGGACTCCCAGAATGGATTCCACCGTGTTCTCGAATTCCTCGCGATTGTCGGCATCGCGTGTGGCGGAAGTGGCCACGAAGCGAATGGCGTCCACCGCATGCTCATCGAGAACGTTCTTGAATTCGCGAACGGCGGCATAGGTGCGTTCCAAAGCCTCATCGGAGAAGCGGTGAGTCTCGTCGACCCCCTGCCCCAAGCGCACCACGCGCAACATTCGCGGCACGACGTCAGTGACCCCATGCTCGTCGACCCGCGCGATTTTGAGTCTAATCGAATTGGTTCCGCAATCGATTCCGGCCACTGTCACTGCAGTCATCTCTACCTCCCTCTCGAGTCACGCATACGGCCGATGCCGTCAGCGTGCCTCCCGTCCGTCGGGTTGCGCCGGCGCACATCGGCATACCGTCGGATCGAACTCATCGCGCATGCGTTCCAATGCCATGTCGCCGATCGGGTTGACGCCGGGGCCCATGACCAGCGACTGCGCCACCAAGGCATGCAAACACTTCACACGCACCGGCATGCCGCCGGCGCTTATACCTTCGATGTGCTCCTCGCTCTCATTCAGCCGTTCGGCAAGACCGTGGCGAAACGTCAGGTACGCGGCATGCGCCCTCTCGTATTGAGCACGTAGACCGGCATCGTCGGCCAGCATTTCGTTGTATTGTCTCATGAGTCCATCGGCTTCCAGATGCGATGCGGCCTTCACCGCCTCCGGACTGGTCAGGTACATGGTCGTGGGGAATGGAATGCCACCGGGCAATACAGGCCCGGTGATCACCACCAGCGGGGTGCCGTCCACGGCGCAACGCGCTCCGACAGCCACCATGCCGCGCGGATACCTGCCCAGCTGGGTCTCGACGATGGCGATGTCATTCTGCGTCGCCGGGTGCTCCATGACCCGCTGCAACGTCTCTGCGGCCAACGTCTCTATGCTGTTGGCGTTCCGGCTTTCTATGCTCATGCTTCCTTCCGATCTTGGTCAGGGAATCGAACGGGCCATCGCCCGCATGGTGTGTGGGTATGTCGAATGCGCTACTGCCCTGCCGAACCGCCATCCTGCGGGGCATCGGTGCCGGTGGTGGCATTGGGAGCATCCTGTTGTCGCGATTCGGCGGTGTTGCCGTTATTGGTGGCATCGGGTTTTCTGGCATCCGATTCCTTGAACGAATAGGCGAGCTCACTGTACCAGGGCAGGTTCGATTGGCCAGTTTCCGTGTTCGCATTGGCATCGGACTTCGGCTGTTCGCCGGTCACCGCCTCGGGATGCTCCACCTTGATGGCCTGCTCTCCCGGGAACACATACCCGAGCCGTTCCCTGGCCTGGGCGGTTACGTATGCAGGGTCGTCCCAGCGGGCGATGTCGTTTTCGAGATCCTTCTTCTGTGCGGCGAGCACGGACTCCTGCTTCTTGAGCGAGTTCAGCTCGCTCAGATTGATCGCATACGTGTGGAATGCGGAGATGATCTGGATGGAGCCCACCGCGATGACGAACAGTGCGATGAAGAATGCGATGGGGCCGGTGTTCGCTCCCCTTGTGCGCGTTCGCTCCTTCTTGGACGAGGAGGGCGCAGACTGTGGTTTCGAAACATGTGGCCGCTTGCTCATAGGAACGAAAATACCCGCCGCATTCGACGTGCGGCGGGTATTAGCGAACCAAGGTCCCTAAGGACGGGTCACCCGGTCAAACCAGAATGCGTTTCGAATCACATGTACTTCTGGCATGCCTTGAATGCGCTGTAGCCAGCGTATTCGGCGGTCGAACCGAGCTCTTCCTCAATCTCGAGCAGGCGGTTGTACTTGGCGATGCGCTCGCCACGTGCCGGGGCTCCGGTCTTGATCTGGCCGGTGTTCTTGGCGACGGCGAGATCGGAGATCGTGGTGTCCGGCGTCTCGCCAGAACGATGGGAGACCATAGAGGTGAAGCCGTTCTTCGTGGCCAGCTCGATGGCGTCGAGGGTCTCGGAAACGGTGCCGATCTGGTTGAGCTTGACCAGCAGGGAGTTGCCAGCACCCATATCGATGCCCTTCTTCAGGCGCACCGGGTTGGTGACGAACAGATCGTCGCCGACGAACTGCAGGCGGTCGCCGAGGGCCTTGGTGATCTTGGCCCAGTCTTCCCAGCCTTCCTCCTGGAACGGATCCTCAATGGAGACGATCGGGAACTGGTCGACGAGCTTCTCGTAGAAGTCGAGCATGTACTCGGAATCGCGGTCCTCACCATCGAAGTGGTACTTGCCGGTCTCCTTGTTATAGAACTCGGAGGAGGCGACATCAAGGGCGATGCCGATCTGCTTGCCCGGCTCATAACCGGCGGCGGAGATGGCGTCCATGATGTACTTGAGGGAATCCTCGTTGGTCTTCATCTTCGGAGCGAAGCCGCCCTCATCGCCGAGACCGGTGGCCAGACCCTGCTTCTTCAGCACGTTCTTGAGGGTGTGGTACACCTCGACGCCGGCCTGCAGAGCCTCGGAGTAGGTCTGGAAGCCGTACGGGGAGATCATGTACTCCTGGATGTCGGTGGCGAAGTCAGCGTGCGCGCCGCCGTTCATGATGTTCATGTTCGGAACCGGGAGAACATGGCCGTTGGTGCCGCCGATATAGCGGTACAGCGGCAGTTCGGCGCTCTCGGCGGCCGCGTAGAGGGCGGCGAGGGAGACACCGAGAATGGCGTTGGCGCCCAGACGGCCCTTGTTCGGGGTGCCGTCGAGCTCGATCATCAGGTCATCGAGTGCGCGCTGGTCGGTGGCGTCCATGCCGATGACCTTCGGGGCGATCTCCTCGTTCACTGCCTTGACGGCACCGAGGACGCCCTTGCCCTGATAGACGGACTTGTCGCCATCGCGACGCTCCCAAGCCTCGGCTTCGCCGGTGGAGGCGCCGGAGGGAACGAGACCCAGGCCGCGAGCACCGTCATCGGTGTCGAGCACGACCTCAACGGTCGGGTTGCCGCGGGAATCAAGAATCTGGCGTGCGTACACGCTTTCAATTGCTGCCACAACTTCTCCTTAATGTGCATAGGTTGTGATGACAGTTTCCAGCGTAATGAGATTGTTGGACGATTGACGGGGGCGGATCAGGAAAAATGTGAGCGCTCTCACGATTCCTCCCGACTACGACACGCGTATTGTCCGAGCCTTCCGACAACGTGAACAGCGACACGGGGTGCCCGGGCCAAGACCTTCAAACATGCTGGAAGCGACGCCAAAGCGGGTCGGCTGGGCTGAGATCACACTCGTTGAACCTGACATAGACAATGCTATCGAAGGGAATGTCATGACCCAGTCTGTAACGAACGAGTCCGGGAACCCTTACCGGGATGCCAGTTCGATGGGCACGACCGGTGCACCGGCACCCTCCGCCGCATACGCCGTGCCCGCAGCCGAACATACCAAGACCGCGAGCCGGATCGGCACGCGATTCATTCCGTGGCATCATGGCCGCGTACCCCGCTTCTGCACGCTGTGGGCTTCCACGGTGCTCATCGTGCTCACGTGGGCCTTGGCCACCAGAGGCCCCGCGCACAACCGTTCACTGCCCTCCCCCGGCGAAGTATGGCAGGCGCTCGTTGCATTGCACAGCGAGGGGCTGTTGCTGCCATCCATAGGCATCAGCCTCTACAGAGTGTCTCTCGGCGTGGCCCTGGGTGTCGTGACGGCCGTGCCAGCCGGCATCATCGCCGGGTCAAGCACCATTGGCCATGCAATCATGGACAAGCCCATACACATGCTCAGGGCCGTGCCGTTCCCGGCGCTCTCCCCACTGCTCATCGTGCTGTTGGGCATCGGGGAGGCGATGAAGGTGGCATTGATCGCCATCGGCGCGTTTGCGCTGATCTATGTGAATGTGCGCGACGGCGTGCGCGGCATCGATCCGAAACTGCTCGAATTGGCGCAGGCATACCACCTGCCCAAACGCACCGTGTTCGCGA includes:
- a CDS encoding ABC transporter permease, with amino-acid sequence MTQSVTNESGNPYRDASSMGTTGAPAPSAAYAVPAAEHTKTASRIGTRFIPWHHGRVPRFCTLWASTVLIVLTWALATRGPAHNRSLPSPGEVWQALVALHSEGLLLPSIGISLYRVSLGVALGVVTAVPAGIIAGSSTIGHAIMDKPIHMLRAVPFPALSPLLIVLLGIGEAMKVALIAIGAFALIYVNVRDGVRGIDPKLLELAQAYHLPKRTVFAKILLRGTLPRFITGLRFALTVSWIALVTCETVNSSAGIGYVLSRSQQFYRTDQMVLCIVLYAFLGLFSEWLVGALERLVVPCAH